GGGGGCTGTGGGGTACGTGCTCTACGGCTCAGCAGCGGAAGACCTGCAGTGCGGCCGGCGAGCGGGCTGCCGTCCCATCTCGACGTGCCGTGACTTCGCACCTCGGAACATGAACCCCCCTCAAGGCAGCCCATTACCTTTTGTGTGTACCAATGATCGGTCAATGGTCGGTCAAGAACACGTTAACTCGGCAAAGTCGATTGCGGGGTTAACCGGGCGTTTGCAGGTCAAGAGAGCCTGAAAACAGAAGTGGAGTTGGCGAGAAGCTGTCACTGCCTCAAACAAGGGCACATTTGTGTGGTCACGCGACCTTCACACCCTGCCCTCCATCGGTCACGTCGCGACGGGGCACTCGTGCAGTGACGCACACGCGGAGGGGTGATCGGATGTGATCGTCGCTGTGGCCGTTCTCTTACTGCCCGTGCTTGGAGGGCTGCTTGCCGGTATGGCCTGGTGGGAGGAGCGGGTGTTCCGCCCGTCTGACGCGCCACGTCACGCCGGCACCCGTCGTCACCTGCGGCTGATCCGCGGAGAGCGCGATGCTCCGGCGCATGAACCACACACCGGGGCACGGCGGCGCCACGCCGCTTGACGAGACGGCGTAGCGTCCGGTGTCGCGGGCGCATCCTTGTCGTGGCCGAGCATCTTCCACGCCGGTTCGAGGCTTTCCCCTGCTCACCCCTTTTCCGCGACGGCACACCGGCCGTACGAGCGCGGCGCCCACGGCCACCGCCAGCAGCACGGTTCTTGTGGGCGCTGTTCGAGCGGCGCTCAGCCTGATGCGACGCCACTCAGCCTGATGCGACGCCACTCAGACTGGTTCGGGTTGCGGTTCCGGTTGCCGCGCGGCTGCAGCCGCCGGTTCCCACAGTCTGGCGGCCCGTACGTAGCCGTAGACGACTGAGGTCATCGCCAGAATGAGAAGTGATCCGGACACCCCCTGATGTCTGGCCATCTCCATCGGAACATAGCGGTACGACACCAAAAGCGCGGCGAAGACCGTAGCGCCGTAGACGACCAGCTGGATCCCCCGCCGGTCCCAGCCACGGTCGAGCGAACGCAGCGCTGCCTCGACAGTGAGCGCGAACACCACACCGGCGATGAGATCCACGCCGTAGTGGTAACCGAAACCCAGCGTCGCGGCGAGCGTGGCGATCAGCCAGAACGCACCGGCGAACCGCAGGATTCGTGGGCCCTTGCGGGTGTGAATGAAGATCGCGGTGGCCCACGCCGTGTGCAGGCTGGGCATGCAGTTTCGGGGGGTGATCTGGTCGTACGGCATCACCTGCGGCGTGGTGATCGGCAGCGGCGTGTGCGGCCAGAGATTGGCTGCCGCCCATTGCACGCCGCCGGTGCCGGAGGCGCCCGGCCCGTAGGCGAAGACCGGTCCGACCACCGGAAAAATCATGTAGATGCCCGGCCCGAGGAGGCCGATCACCAGGAACGTGCGCACCACATGATGGCGCGGGAAGCGGCGCTCGACCACTACGTGACGCAGCTGGTACAGCGCGACGACAATCGCGGCCACCGCGAGCTTTGCGTAGACCAAGTCGAGGATATGGATGCCGATCGGGCCGGTGGCCTGGAGAAGGCGGCCTGCCGTCCACGAAGGGTTGCCCAGCGCGTGATCGGCGGTTGCCACGTACTGGTCGAGCACCGCCGGGCGGGTCTTCGAGGTGATCAGGAGCCAAGTGTCGCCGGTTTTGCGGCCGGCCACCAGCAGCAGACCCAGCCCCACGCCCTTCAGCAGGAGGACGCGTTCCCGGCCGGTGCGGCGCGTAACTGCGATGACCGCACAGCCCAGCATCACCCACAACGCGCCGCTGCCGAAGAAGTCGAAGAAATGGCCGTCGGTCACTTTGGCGCCGGCCGCCCACCGCACCAGCGCGAAGACGACGTCGATACCGATCGCGACACCAGCCGCGATGATCCGTTGCGGCCAGGTGAGCACCACCGACATCAACGCCAAACCACCGTAGAGCGGCCCCGGCTTCGGGGCGAGTATCAGCCCTTTCAGCTGGTTGGTGATCGGCCCCGGCTGACCGTAGCGGCGTGCGGCGATCTCCAGTGCGACAAGGAGTGCAAGAGCCGCCACACCCGCTGTGGCCCACAGCATCACTCGCCACTGACGCTCAGCAGCCAACCCACTTCTGCTGTTTATTCGCGAAAACACCTGCGGCATCCTAGATATAAATTTTTCGACCGATTTGCCTGATATGGGTTCAATGGATAAACAACAATGGGACCAATCATCGCGAGTCCGAGTCGCGGTCGACGCATTCGCCGGCTGTGACGAGTCCTGTCTCGTAGGCCAGGACGACGGCTTGGGCACGTTCGCGCAGGGGCAGCTTGGCGAAGATGCGGGCCACATGGGTCTTTACTGTCGCTTCGCTCAGCGTCAGTTCCCGCGCGAGTTCGGTGTTGGACAGGCCTCTGCCCATGAGCGTCAGCACCTCGCGTTCGCGTGGCGTCAGTACGGCAAGGTCGCGGTGGACAGCGGGGGTTGCCGAACCGGGAGCGGTCCGTGCGGCGCCGGCGGCGTAGACGTAGGAGTCGAGGTCGAAGGTGGTCAGCATGATCACTCGGCAGCCCGGGGCTTGTGCGAGGACGTGGCGGGCGGCTTCCAGGCCGTCCATGTTCGGCATGCGGATGTCCATGAGGACGACGTCGGGCCGCAGCCGGCGCACCGCTGTGACTGCTTCGGCTCCGTCCGCTGCTTCACCGGCCACGTCGATGCCACGTGCGGTGAGGATCAGGCGGAATCCGGTGCGGACCAGTTCCTGGTCGTCGGCGATCACGACGCGGGGTGAGGGCTCGGTGGGTGTGGTCATGGCCGGTCCAGCGGGATCCGGGCCCGGACCCGGTAGCCGCCGCCCAGGCGGCGCCGGGCGTCCAGGTCGCCGCCGTAGACGGCGACCCGCTCTCGCAGGCCGAGCAGTCCGCGTCCCGCTCCGCCGGCCCGGTCCGCGACCGGGCGGCTCCGGGGCCCGCAGGCCTCGCCTGACAGGACGCTCGGGCCGCTGTTGAGGACTTCGACGCGCAGGTAGTGCTCCGCATACCGCACGGTCACCTCGGCTTTCGCTCCGTCGCCGTGCTTGAGAGCGTTGGTCAGTGCTTCCTGGATGATCCGGTAGGCGGTGACATCGATCCCCGTCGGCAGCGGGCGGGGCTCCCCCGAGATCCGCACCTCCACGGGCAGGCCGGCGAAGGCGATCCTGTCGATCAGCGGGCTGAGCCGGCTCAGGCTGGGCTGCGGTGCCAGGTTCTGGGCACAGGGTTCGTCGTCGCCGCTCTGCTCGGGGGCGAGCAGGCCGAGCAGGTGCCGTAGTTCGGTCATGGCGGTCCGCCCGGCGCTCTCGACAGCGCTCAGCGCGGCCTCGGCCTCGTCGGGCATGGTGGCCAGCACCTCGCGGGCGGCTCCGGCCTGGACCACCATGAGGCTCACGTTGTGGCTGACGATGTCGTGGAGTTCGGCCGCGATTCTGGCCCGCTCTGCTTCAACCGCTGTCTGCGCCGCGCTCTCGCGTTCTCGCTCCAGCAGCCAGCCGCGCTCTTCGACGGCTGCTCGGTGCCGCCGCCGTGCCCGGATGTGCGCCACGCTCAGGACGGCAACCGCGGCGCACGCCGCCGCCAATGCCGTGGCCAGCCAGATCCCCCCTGAACTCCCCATCCGCGCAATTCTCGCAGCTCGGCACGCCCTGCCGCCTCATGCTCCGGATGCAGTTTCCTACATCCCCAGGATGACGTGCGGGGCCGGTTACATCCGAGGAAGGACGCTGTATCTGTCCCGCCGCTTCTAGGTTCGTGCCATGACTACTGATCTGGACAGCTCCCAACAGCCCGTCGGAGTACGGCGACGTGTGGACGGCGTCAGCTTGGAGATCCGTGCCGGGAAAGCGGTCGCGGTGATGGGGCCCTCCGGGTGCGGCAAGTCCACGCTGCTGAACATGGTTGCCGGTCTGGACCGCCCGACGTCGGGAACGGTGCAGGTGCACGGTCAGGACCTGGGGAAGTTGAACGAGACCGGGCCGGCACTCTTCCGGCGGTGGTATATCGGCATGACCTTCCAGTTTTTCAACCTCATCGACGACCTGCCCGCATGGGGACAACGTCGCGCTGGCCGCCCAGCTGACCGGCGCG
This region of Streptomyces caelestis genomic DNA includes:
- a CDS encoding phosphatase PAP2 family protein, with protein sequence MLWATAGVAALALLVALEIAARRYGQPGPITNQLKGLILAPKPGPLYGGLALMSVVLTWPQRIIAAGVAIGIDVVFALVRWAAGAKVTDGHFFDFFGSGALWVMLGCAVIAVTRRTGRERVLLLKGVGLGLLLVAGRKTGDTWLLITSKTRPAVLDQYVATADHALGNPSWTAGRLLQATGPIGIHILDLVYAKLAVAAIVVALYQLRHVVVERRFPRHHVVRTFLVIGLLGPGIYMIFPVVGPVFAYGPGASGTGGVQWAAANLWPHTPLPITTPQVMPYDQITPRNCMPSLHTAWATAIFIHTRKGPRILRFAGAFWLIATLAATLGFGYHYGVDLIAGVVFALTVEAALRSLDRGWDRRGIQLVVYGATVFAALLVSYRYVPMEMARHQGVSGSLLILAMTSVVYGYVRAARLWEPAAAAARQPEPQPEPV
- a CDS encoding response regulator transcription factor, with the translated sequence MTTPTEPSPRVVIADDQELVRTGFRLILTARGIDVAGEAADGAEAVTAVRRLRPDVVLMDIRMPNMDGLEAARHVLAQAPGCRVIMLTTFDLDSYVYAAGAARTAPGSATPAVHRDLAVLTPREREVLTLMGRGLSNTELARELTLSEATVKTHVARIFAKLPLRERAQAVVLAYETGLVTAGECVDRDSDSR
- a CDS encoding sensor histidine kinase produces the protein MGSSGGIWLATALAAACAAVAVLSVAHIRARRRHRAAVEERGWLLERERESAAQTAVEAERARIAAELHDIVSHNVSLMVVQAGAAREVLATMPDEAEAALSAVESAGRTAMTELRHLLGLLAPEQSGDDEPCAQNLAPQPSLSRLSPLIDRIAFAGLPVEVRISGEPRPLPTGIDVTAYRIIQEALTNALKHGDGAKAEVTVRYAEHYLRVEVLNSGPSVLSGEACGPRSRPVADRAGGAGRGLLGLRERVAVYGGDLDARRRLGGGYRVRARIPLDRP